One Augochlora pura isolate Apur16 chromosome 10, APUR_v2.2.1, whole genome shotgun sequence DNA window includes the following coding sequences:
- the LOC144475924 gene encoding NBAS subunit of NRZ tethering complex isoform X2 produces MILEAGDAIVSMIFLKPKTALEKWSYEFLLITYSGLLKSYYVSLNNGYEANYEFSFGNFYKNGVNAVVYDPKHSLFYVAGNTITQKITSTASESGLTSWRPLNDYPFCKLSFAFDNESTNKSRFSIWNIIPSLTLQHESIIFKIKISPNSQYLTCLHTDGSISLWGLPNLLLQKKWKLSEQPDFNIPNPLGPAKLKKFPPGFTEFHPLDIGWWSEQAIIIARYAGSTSVCATKNLKNLLGMSPEFLAGQPQICELGSDRGFLCLDCETFVTSKKRNRESNVEEVSSESEEEEDELEPVSILNYTTNLMQSTLYSITDIERFQPKRKKSKVLFRTYRILGLKSTTPEELYSRKIDIEEYEEALTLANKYNLDTDLVYQTQWRKSKLSLNAIQEHLSKVTKRSWVLHECVTRVPDTIEAARELLNFGLKGANLETLVAIGTCDNGKFATENVDEDWNDTDVVSESLRQMQKANEMLDKVDPNHLSDAQIDLIKYRRKLLDHLDKLLTYEIILGPSLSYNKTFYEEFRQLSALENAIRFAKDGDCQGVEIMFTYYGESLMPHWLAIISFFPETLNPLKYKKLLPKCDTDCQLFLLDQQELRQKDWSEKTEFNNVINFENDDKSELLYESDPTLSIYRNTLLTSELLQKWYESRAYQIERNSYMVDNALQLIKIAKLHNINGLESLLLDLETLDDLIYKVCIEDLSLDELQKLSNLDKIKLLMSTTNENSFVDDLKNFVLPFIKRRHQYLDELQTHLFSDYLICISKEDLKLSVKLFEYLKESQDNEILQMIENIAALALDCIYACNDSNMYDKAICIVDSISKDRDLKRSGGINSLLEELDRELECTKILNKYDVTTTLNALRKKKTDPESAKLLLIQMARSLNGTVIAPDEKQWAQLLNDMLEIHGMIFACVDIEICFEICVSARLESGVKSNIQSCEALIETKKNEQSLLKVSYEKAVHLILEASREYFNSSNSLTDANMELARACLRLIADDNPQIKEEYDLINSLQILNEFNISILPLQVRLMQDRLKLIEDCLNRRDDAHKNRQRLLTLATYLRIEMNNSRAREGKVLELIAKKALEIKDFTVCAATCQQLIHNSYIPAWKVALDLGYCDDYSDLKTRQKCLWFVINNGPNDVLSKALDQIHLIEIQMLHKDLELWIPPSAANDPDDADSEEEFIDAMTTPQVESKEFVPKVLEASTEMVKTSANIMKASTVSLIRNISDTSFWKSRLKLGLESSQNNVIEYNDQENHESNDDVQSFPCFYECLHEKSKLSSLDTKYINYSMPDIESTKLKCCRAFLRIAMLSESSCYGMEVSNINHLFLECAKHTLREDWLLGMAYLFSIQKDCVKETQDVLTALPQTELHVQTALYYYSLELHKKLYGDTENIYLFNPLSLIRKMINAMKKCKESGMCESFKYWQSRLLNDQETDDIKFFDSNQIIEENDKEDHKKRVEHNNDLIPSPACEQIKEQEKSTEKAISQLDGEMKKSYKDDDKGNMEWTDDWGNFSDEEVVETVNNKQNIPKQKPCIENDISLTKEIGACASEEDRFKAFYSVYDKIQSKDHFNEMKEMVLKWPKFSNPEYTTVDKHPIYKMMKLVNVYKIEMDASKQKQIFQEYKDLMAALSSLDTLKEFLNKAEIPLGHAIYIRLDMDDPELHEEAVNILKEKHKEITLSAPILETLFLKNLTISFDPNHEVYGRIIEHVLVNRSLTNIRENAEFLIRDLKKKKHISHALCIVGLIEDIPPSLRTFDTCFELLMKI; encoded by the exons ATG ATCCTAGAAGCTGGAGATGCAATAGTTTCTATGATATTTCTTAAACCAAAGACAGCCCTTGAGAAATGGTCCTACGAATTCTTGTTAATCACTTACAGTGGCCTACTCAAGTCTTACTATGTCTCATTGAATAATGGATATGAAGcaaattatgaattttcttttggtaatttttataaaaatggtgTTAATGCGGTAGTTTATGATCCAAAACATTCTCTATTCTATGTTGCTGGGAACACAATAACTCAAAAAATAACG TCAACTGCTTCAGAGAGTGGCTTAACATCCTGGAGGCCCTTAAACGATTATCCCTTCTGTAAATTGTCATTTGCTTTTGACAATGAGTCAACAAATAAGTCAAGATTTTCTATATGGAATATTATTCCATCATTAACTCTGCAACATGAGTCAAtcatattcaaaataaaaatttctccaaaTAGCCAATACTTAACATGCTTGCACACAGATGGTTCTATATCCCTATGGGGATtaccaaatttattattacaaaaaaagtGGAAATTATCTGAACAACCGGATTTTAATATACCTAATCCACTAGGTcctgcaaaattaaaaaagtttccACCAGGTTTCACAGAGTTCCATCCACTGGATATTGGTTGGTGGTCCGAACAG GCAATTATAATTGCGAGATACGCCGGATCTACTTCCGTATGTGCTAccaaaaatttgaagaatctTTTAGGAATGAGTCCAGAATTTCTAGCTGGACAGCCACAGATATGCGAACTTGGTTCAGATCGTGGCTTTTTGTGTCTAGATTGTGAAACATTCGTAACCAGTAAAAAACGAAATAGAGAATCCAATGTCGAAG AAGTCTCATCGGAGagcgaggaagaagaggatgaGTTGGAACCAGTTAGCATATTAAATTACACCACGAATTTAATGCAGAGTACCCTGTACTCTATAACAGATATCGAAAGATTTCAGCCCAAGAGGAAGAAGTCCAAAGTGTTGTTTAGAACATATAGAATTCTTGGTTTGAAAAGTACAACGCCTGAAGAACTGTACTCCAGGAAAATTGATATAGAA GAGTACGAAGAAGCTTTGACATTGGCTAACAAATACAATTTGGATACTGATCTCGTTTATCAGACACAATGGCGAAAATCGAAATTGTCTTTGAATGCTATCCAAGAACATTTGAGCAAAGTTACTAAAAGATCTTGGGTCCTGCATGAATGTGTAACAAGGGTTCCTGACACTATCGAAGCTGcaagagaattattaaattttggaCTAAAGGGTGCCAATTTAGAGACTCTGGTGGCGATAGGCACATGTGATAATGGAAAATTTGCAACAGAGAATGTGGATGAAGATTGGAATGACACTGATGTAGTTAGTGAAAGTTTACGACAG ATGCAGAAAGCAAATGAAATGCTGGATAAAGTCGACCCGAATCATTTGTCTGATGCCCAGATAGATTTAATTAAGTACAGAAGAAAACTTTTGGACCATTTGGACAAACTGCTCACCTATGAGATTATTTTAGGACCCTCGTTGAGTTATAATAAAACCTTCTATGAGGAATTTCGTCAACTTTCAGCTCTTGAAAATGCAATTAG ATTCGCCAAAGATGGCGATTGCCAGGGAGTCGAAATTATGTTCACTTATTATGGAGAGAGTTTGATGCCCCATTGGTTAGCAATTATCAGTTTCTTCCCAGAAACGTTGAACCCGTTGAAGTACAAGAAGCTTTTACCGAAATGTGACACCGATTGCCAATTGTTTCTACTCGATCAACAAGAATTAAGGCAAAAGGATTGGTCAGAGAAGACTGAATTCAACAATgtgattaattttgaaaatgatgaTAAGTCAGAGCTACTTTATGAATCTGATCCTACCTTATCCATATACAG AAATACTTTGCTGACCTCggaattgttacaaaaatggTACGAGTCAAGAGCCTATCAGATTGAGAGGAATAGTTATATGGTCGACAATGCTTtacaattaatcaaaatagCGAAATTACATAACATTAATGGGTTAGAAAGTTTATTGTTAGACCTAGAAACATTAGACGACCTAATTTACAAAGTTTGCATAGAAGATCTATCTTTGGACGAGCttcaaaaattatctaatttagacaaaattaaattactgatGAGCACGACAAACGAGAACAGTTTTGtcgacgatttaaaaaattttgtacttccatttataaaaagaagacATCAATACTTG gatGAACTACAGACACATTTGTTCAGCGATTACTTGATATGCATTAGCAAGGAAGATCTAAAATTATCTGTGAAACTGTTTGAGTATTTGAAGGAATCTCAAGATAATGAGATTCTGCAAATGATAGAGAATATTGCAGCCTTGGCTTTGGACTGCATATATGCCTGCAACGATTCAAATATGTATGACAAAGCTATCTGCATAGTGGACTCTATCTCAAAAGATAGAGACTTGAAGAGAAGTGGTGGAATAAATTCGTTGCTCGAAGAATTGGACAGAGAACTCGaatgtacaaaaattttgaataagtACGATGTTACGACCACGCTGAATGCAttaaggaaaaagaaaaccgATCCCGAGTCTGCAAAACTATTATTGATTCAAATGGCGAGAAGCTTGAATGGAAC GGTAATAGCTCCTGATGAAAAACAGTGGGCACAATTGCTGAACGATATGCTAGAAATTCACGGTATGATCTTCGCCTGCGTGGACATAGAAATATGTTTTGAGATCTGTGTATCGGCGCGACTGGAGTCAGGTGTTAAGTCTAACATACAGAGTTGTGAAGCTCTGATTGAAACTAAAAAGAACGAGCAGTCTCTGCTGAAAGTGTCCTACGAAAAAGCAGTTCACTTGATCCTTGAGGCCAGCAGAGAGTATTTCAACAGTTCAAATTCTTTGACCGATGCCAACATGGAACTTGCTAG GGCTTGCCTTCGTCTAATTGCGGACGACAATCCACAGATCAAGGAAGAATACGATCTAATAAATTCCCTTCAGATTTTGAACGAGTTTAACATCAGTATACTACCACTTCAAGTCAGATTGATGCAAGATAGATTAAAGCTGATAGAAGACTGCTTGAATAGACGTGATGATGCTCATAAAAATCGCCAGAGATTGTTGACTCTGGCGACTTATTTGAGgattgaaatgaataatagCAGAGCAAGAGAGGGGAAAGTTTTAGAATTAATAGCAAAGAAAGCATTGGAG ATAAAAGACTTTACTGTTTGTGCTGCTACGTGCCAACAATTGATACATAATAGTTACATTCCCGCCTGGAAAGTCGCCTTAGATTTAGGATATTGTGATGACTACAGTGATTTAAAGACTAGACAGAAATGTCTATGGTTTGTGATAAATAATGGGCCTAACGATGTACTAAGTAAAGCACTGGATCAGATACATTTAATAGAGATACAAATGTTGCATAAAGACTTGGAGTTGTGGATACCACCGAGTGCTGCCAATGATCCCGACGATGCTGATAGCGAAGAAGAGTTCATAGATGCCATGACTACt CCTCAAGTTGAATCAAAAGAGTTTGTTCCAAAAGTGCTGGAGGCTTCTACGGAAATGGTCAAGACTTCTGCCAATATTATGAAAGCATCAACGGTCAGTTTAATAAGGAACATAAGTGACACCAGTTTTTGGAAGTCTAGATTGAAACTTGGTTTAGAGAGTAGTCAGAACAATGTAATAGAGTACAATGATCAGGAGAATCACGAAAGCAATGATGATGTCCAAAGTTTTCCATGTTTCTATGAGTGTTTGCATGAGAAAAGTAAACTCAGCAGCTTGGACACCAAATACATAAACTATTCGATGCCAGATATAGAATCTACAAAGTTAAAATGTTGTCGCGCTTTTCTCAGAATAGCCATGCTGAGCGAATCTTCTTGCTATGGCATGGAAGTGAGCAATATTAATCACT TATTTTTAGAATGTGCAAAACATACATTGCGGGAAGACTGGCTACTGGGAATggcttatttatttagtatacaGAAAGATTGTGTAAAAGAAACGCAGGATGTTCTAACCGCGCTACCACAAACAGAGCTGCATGTTCAGACtgcattgtattattattcgttgGAGTTGcataagaaattatatggGGACACtgagaatatatatttatttaatccatTGAGTTTAATACGCAAGATGATCAATGCAATGAAAAAATGCAAAGAATCTGGGATGTGTGAGAGCTTTAAGTATTGGCAGTCGCGTTTGCTGAATGATCAAGAGACGGATGACATCAAATTCTTCGattcaaatcaaataattGAAGAGAATGATAAAGAGGATCACAAGAAGAGAGTGGAACATAATAATGATCTCATTCCAAGTCCTGCGTGTGAACAAATTAAAGAGCAAGAGAAATCGACTGAGAAGGCTATTTCTCAGCTTGAtggtgaaatgaaaaaaagctATAAAGATGACGACAAAGGTAATATGGAATGGACAGACGATTGGGGTAATTTTTCTGATGAGGAGGTAGTAGAAACtgtaaacaataaacaaaacaTTCCAAAGCAAAAACCATGTATAGAGAATGATATTTCGCTTACAAAAGAAATTGGCGCTTGTGCGTCGGAGGAGGACCGGTTTAAAGCGTTTTACAGCGTGTacgataaaatacaaagtaaggatcattttaatgaaatgaaagaaatggtGTTAAAATGGCCAAAATTTAGCAATCCAGAGTACACGACTGTCGACAAACATCCCATTTACAAAATGATGAAACTAGTTAACGTATATAAAATCGAGATGGATGCAAGTAAACAGAAGCAGATTTTTCAAGAATACAAAGATTTAATGGCAGCTTTATCTTCGCTAGAC aCGCTTAAAGAGTTCTTGAATAAGGCAGAAATTCCTTTGGGTCATGCAATTTATATCAGATTAGACATGGATGATCCAGAACTTCATGAAGAAGCTGTGAATATCCtcaaagaaaaacataaa GAAATTACATTATCGGCGCCTATATTGGAGAcgttatttttgaaaaatttgacgaTTTCTTTTGATCCAAATCACGAAGTATATGGACGAATTATTGAACATGTACTTGTTAATCGATCGTTAACAAATATAAGAGAAAATGCGGAGTTCCTTATACGggatttaaagaaaaagaagcatATATCGCACGCTTTATGCATAGTTGGATTAATAGAGGATATACCGCCATCATTGCGCACATTCGACACCTGCTTCGAACTgcttatgaaaatataa
- the LOC144475924 gene encoding NBAS subunit of NRZ tethering complex isoform X1, producing the protein MVNCNEESNENEPILYELLEYFVRKQEPELIKCKNDTVILPTTGTIKNALRYLNNRYSLPESISQQNNLTLPWKFAIGDSGRLLAVLQENVIEIRKAKDEYSSVVGKASVSKDAFPHWRKLSWSPDGTLLVLASSNGYTSFYNALGNNIFTISPKTDSQNPQILEAGDAIVSMIFLKPKTALEKWSYEFLLITYSGLLKSYYVSLNNGYEANYEFSFGNFYKNGVNAVVYDPKHSLFYVAGNTITQKITSTASESGLTSWRPLNDYPFCKLSFAFDNESTNKSRFSIWNIIPSLTLQHESIIFKIKISPNSQYLTCLHTDGSISLWGLPNLLLQKKWKLSEQPDFNIPNPLGPAKLKKFPPGFTEFHPLDIGWWSEQAIIIARYAGSTSVCATKNLKNLLGMSPEFLAGQPQICELGSDRGFLCLDCETFVTSKKRNRESNVEEVSSESEEEEDELEPVSILNYTTNLMQSTLYSITDIERFQPKRKKSKVLFRTYRILGLKSTTPEELYSRKIDIEEYEEALTLANKYNLDTDLVYQTQWRKSKLSLNAIQEHLSKVTKRSWVLHECVTRVPDTIEAARELLNFGLKGANLETLVAIGTCDNGKFATENVDEDWNDTDVVSESLRQMQKANEMLDKVDPNHLSDAQIDLIKYRRKLLDHLDKLLTYEIILGPSLSYNKTFYEEFRQLSALENAIRFAKDGDCQGVEIMFTYYGESLMPHWLAIISFFPETLNPLKYKKLLPKCDTDCQLFLLDQQELRQKDWSEKTEFNNVINFENDDKSELLYESDPTLSIYRNTLLTSELLQKWYESRAYQIERNSYMVDNALQLIKIAKLHNINGLESLLLDLETLDDLIYKVCIEDLSLDELQKLSNLDKIKLLMSTTNENSFVDDLKNFVLPFIKRRHQYLDELQTHLFSDYLICISKEDLKLSVKLFEYLKESQDNEILQMIENIAALALDCIYACNDSNMYDKAICIVDSISKDRDLKRSGGINSLLEELDRELECTKILNKYDVTTTLNALRKKKTDPESAKLLLIQMARSLNGTVIAPDEKQWAQLLNDMLEIHGMIFACVDIEICFEICVSARLESGVKSNIQSCEALIETKKNEQSLLKVSYEKAVHLILEASREYFNSSNSLTDANMELARACLRLIADDNPQIKEEYDLINSLQILNEFNISILPLQVRLMQDRLKLIEDCLNRRDDAHKNRQRLLTLATYLRIEMNNSRAREGKVLELIAKKALEIKDFTVCAATCQQLIHNSYIPAWKVALDLGYCDDYSDLKTRQKCLWFVINNGPNDVLSKALDQIHLIEIQMLHKDLELWIPPSAANDPDDADSEEEFIDAMTTPQVESKEFVPKVLEASTEMVKTSANIMKASTVSLIRNISDTSFWKSRLKLGLESSQNNVIEYNDQENHESNDDVQSFPCFYECLHEKSKLSSLDTKYINYSMPDIESTKLKCCRAFLRIAMLSESSCYGMEVSNINHLFLECAKHTLREDWLLGMAYLFSIQKDCVKETQDVLTALPQTELHVQTALYYYSLELHKKLYGDTENIYLFNPLSLIRKMINAMKKCKESGMCESFKYWQSRLLNDQETDDIKFFDSNQIIEENDKEDHKKRVEHNNDLIPSPACEQIKEQEKSTEKAISQLDGEMKKSYKDDDKGNMEWTDDWGNFSDEEVVETVNNKQNIPKQKPCIENDISLTKEIGACASEEDRFKAFYSVYDKIQSKDHFNEMKEMVLKWPKFSNPEYTTVDKHPIYKMMKLVNVYKIEMDASKQKQIFQEYKDLMAALSSLDTLKEFLNKAEIPLGHAIYIRLDMDDPELHEEAVNILKEKHKEITLSAPILETLFLKNLTISFDPNHEVYGRIIEHVLVNRSLTNIRENAEFLIRDLKKKKHISHALCIVGLIEDIPPSLRTFDTCFELLMKI; encoded by the exons ATGGTTAATTGCAACGAGGAATCAAACGAGAATGAGCCGATTCTTTACGAATTGTTGGAGTATTTTGTTCGAAAACAGGAACCAGAATTAATT AAATGCAAAAACGATACTGTCATATTACCAACGAcaggaacaattaaaaatgcattaagatatttaaataataggtATAGCTTGCCAGAAAGCATATCACAGCAAAATAATCTCACTTTACCATGGAAATTTGCAATTGGCGATTCTGGCAGATTACTTGCAGTTTTGCAAGAGAATGTCATAGAAATTCGAAAAGCAAAGGATGAGTACTCGTCAGTAGTTGGGAAAGCTTCTG tTTCAAAGGATGCTTTCCCACATTGGCGTAAATTATCCTGGAGTCCAGATGGAACACTTTTAGTATTAGCATCTAGTAATGGTTACACCTCCTTTTACAATGCTTTGGgaaataatatctttactATAAGTCCAAAAACTGATTCTCAAAATCCTCAGATCCTAGAAGCTGGAGATGCAATAGTTTCTATGATATTTCTTAAACCAAAGACAGCCCTTGAGAAATGGTCCTACGAATTCTTGTTAATCACTTACAGTGGCCTACTCAAGTCTTACTATGTCTCATTGAATAATGGATATGAAGcaaattatgaattttcttttggtaatttttataaaaatggtgTTAATGCGGTAGTTTATGATCCAAAACATTCTCTATTCTATGTTGCTGGGAACACAATAACTCAAAAAATAACG TCAACTGCTTCAGAGAGTGGCTTAACATCCTGGAGGCCCTTAAACGATTATCCCTTCTGTAAATTGTCATTTGCTTTTGACAATGAGTCAACAAATAAGTCAAGATTTTCTATATGGAATATTATTCCATCATTAACTCTGCAACATGAGTCAAtcatattcaaaataaaaatttctccaaaTAGCCAATACTTAACATGCTTGCACACAGATGGTTCTATATCCCTATGGGGATtaccaaatttattattacaaaaaaagtGGAAATTATCTGAACAACCGGATTTTAATATACCTAATCCACTAGGTcctgcaaaattaaaaaagtttccACCAGGTTTCACAGAGTTCCATCCACTGGATATTGGTTGGTGGTCCGAACAG GCAATTATAATTGCGAGATACGCCGGATCTACTTCCGTATGTGCTAccaaaaatttgaagaatctTTTAGGAATGAGTCCAGAATTTCTAGCTGGACAGCCACAGATATGCGAACTTGGTTCAGATCGTGGCTTTTTGTGTCTAGATTGTGAAACATTCGTAACCAGTAAAAAACGAAATAGAGAATCCAATGTCGAAG AAGTCTCATCGGAGagcgaggaagaagaggatgaGTTGGAACCAGTTAGCATATTAAATTACACCACGAATTTAATGCAGAGTACCCTGTACTCTATAACAGATATCGAAAGATTTCAGCCCAAGAGGAAGAAGTCCAAAGTGTTGTTTAGAACATATAGAATTCTTGGTTTGAAAAGTACAACGCCTGAAGAACTGTACTCCAGGAAAATTGATATAGAA GAGTACGAAGAAGCTTTGACATTGGCTAACAAATACAATTTGGATACTGATCTCGTTTATCAGACACAATGGCGAAAATCGAAATTGTCTTTGAATGCTATCCAAGAACATTTGAGCAAAGTTACTAAAAGATCTTGGGTCCTGCATGAATGTGTAACAAGGGTTCCTGACACTATCGAAGCTGcaagagaattattaaattttggaCTAAAGGGTGCCAATTTAGAGACTCTGGTGGCGATAGGCACATGTGATAATGGAAAATTTGCAACAGAGAATGTGGATGAAGATTGGAATGACACTGATGTAGTTAGTGAAAGTTTACGACAG ATGCAGAAAGCAAATGAAATGCTGGATAAAGTCGACCCGAATCATTTGTCTGATGCCCAGATAGATTTAATTAAGTACAGAAGAAAACTTTTGGACCATTTGGACAAACTGCTCACCTATGAGATTATTTTAGGACCCTCGTTGAGTTATAATAAAACCTTCTATGAGGAATTTCGTCAACTTTCAGCTCTTGAAAATGCAATTAG ATTCGCCAAAGATGGCGATTGCCAGGGAGTCGAAATTATGTTCACTTATTATGGAGAGAGTTTGATGCCCCATTGGTTAGCAATTATCAGTTTCTTCCCAGAAACGTTGAACCCGTTGAAGTACAAGAAGCTTTTACCGAAATGTGACACCGATTGCCAATTGTTTCTACTCGATCAACAAGAATTAAGGCAAAAGGATTGGTCAGAGAAGACTGAATTCAACAATgtgattaattttgaaaatgatgaTAAGTCAGAGCTACTTTATGAATCTGATCCTACCTTATCCATATACAG AAATACTTTGCTGACCTCggaattgttacaaaaatggTACGAGTCAAGAGCCTATCAGATTGAGAGGAATAGTTATATGGTCGACAATGCTTtacaattaatcaaaatagCGAAATTACATAACATTAATGGGTTAGAAAGTTTATTGTTAGACCTAGAAACATTAGACGACCTAATTTACAAAGTTTGCATAGAAGATCTATCTTTGGACGAGCttcaaaaattatctaatttagacaaaattaaattactgatGAGCACGACAAACGAGAACAGTTTTGtcgacgatttaaaaaattttgtacttccatttataaaaagaagacATCAATACTTG gatGAACTACAGACACATTTGTTCAGCGATTACTTGATATGCATTAGCAAGGAAGATCTAAAATTATCTGTGAAACTGTTTGAGTATTTGAAGGAATCTCAAGATAATGAGATTCTGCAAATGATAGAGAATATTGCAGCCTTGGCTTTGGACTGCATATATGCCTGCAACGATTCAAATATGTATGACAAAGCTATCTGCATAGTGGACTCTATCTCAAAAGATAGAGACTTGAAGAGAAGTGGTGGAATAAATTCGTTGCTCGAAGAATTGGACAGAGAACTCGaatgtacaaaaattttgaataagtACGATGTTACGACCACGCTGAATGCAttaaggaaaaagaaaaccgATCCCGAGTCTGCAAAACTATTATTGATTCAAATGGCGAGAAGCTTGAATGGAAC GGTAATAGCTCCTGATGAAAAACAGTGGGCACAATTGCTGAACGATATGCTAGAAATTCACGGTATGATCTTCGCCTGCGTGGACATAGAAATATGTTTTGAGATCTGTGTATCGGCGCGACTGGAGTCAGGTGTTAAGTCTAACATACAGAGTTGTGAAGCTCTGATTGAAACTAAAAAGAACGAGCAGTCTCTGCTGAAAGTGTCCTACGAAAAAGCAGTTCACTTGATCCTTGAGGCCAGCAGAGAGTATTTCAACAGTTCAAATTCTTTGACCGATGCCAACATGGAACTTGCTAG GGCTTGCCTTCGTCTAATTGCGGACGACAATCCACAGATCAAGGAAGAATACGATCTAATAAATTCCCTTCAGATTTTGAACGAGTTTAACATCAGTATACTACCACTTCAAGTCAGATTGATGCAAGATAGATTAAAGCTGATAGAAGACTGCTTGAATAGACGTGATGATGCTCATAAAAATCGCCAGAGATTGTTGACTCTGGCGACTTATTTGAGgattgaaatgaataatagCAGAGCAAGAGAGGGGAAAGTTTTAGAATTAATAGCAAAGAAAGCATTGGAG ATAAAAGACTTTACTGTTTGTGCTGCTACGTGCCAACAATTGATACATAATAGTTACATTCCCGCCTGGAAAGTCGCCTTAGATTTAGGATATTGTGATGACTACAGTGATTTAAAGACTAGACAGAAATGTCTATGGTTTGTGATAAATAATGGGCCTAACGATGTACTAAGTAAAGCACTGGATCAGATACATTTAATAGAGATACAAATGTTGCATAAAGACTTGGAGTTGTGGATACCACCGAGTGCTGCCAATGATCCCGACGATGCTGATAGCGAAGAAGAGTTCATAGATGCCATGACTACt CCTCAAGTTGAATCAAAAGAGTTTGTTCCAAAAGTGCTGGAGGCTTCTACGGAAATGGTCAAGACTTCTGCCAATATTATGAAAGCATCAACGGTCAGTTTAATAAGGAACATAAGTGACACCAGTTTTTGGAAGTCTAGATTGAAACTTGGTTTAGAGAGTAGTCAGAACAATGTAATAGAGTACAATGATCAGGAGAATCACGAAAGCAATGATGATGTCCAAAGTTTTCCATGTTTCTATGAGTGTTTGCATGAGAAAAGTAAACTCAGCAGCTTGGACACCAAATACATAAACTATTCGATGCCAGATATAGAATCTACAAAGTTAAAATGTTGTCGCGCTTTTCTCAGAATAGCCATGCTGAGCGAATCTTCTTGCTATGGCATGGAAGTGAGCAATATTAATCACT TATTTTTAGAATGTGCAAAACATACATTGCGGGAAGACTGGCTACTGGGAATggcttatttatttagtatacaGAAAGATTGTGTAAAAGAAACGCAGGATGTTCTAACCGCGCTACCACAAACAGAGCTGCATGTTCAGACtgcattgtattattattcgttgGAGTTGcataagaaattatatggGGACACtgagaatatatatttatttaatccatTGAGTTTAATACGCAAGATGATCAATGCAATGAAAAAATGCAAAGAATCTGGGATGTGTGAGAGCTTTAAGTATTGGCAGTCGCGTTTGCTGAATGATCAAGAGACGGATGACATCAAATTCTTCGattcaaatcaaataattGAAGAGAATGATAAAGAGGATCACAAGAAGAGAGTGGAACATAATAATGATCTCATTCCAAGTCCTGCGTGTGAACAAATTAAAGAGCAAGAGAAATCGACTGAGAAGGCTATTTCTCAGCTTGAtggtgaaatgaaaaaaagctATAAAGATGACGACAAAGGTAATATGGAATGGACAGACGATTGGGGTAATTTTTCTGATGAGGAGGTAGTAGAAACtgtaaacaataaacaaaacaTTCCAAAGCAAAAACCATGTATAGAGAATGATATTTCGCTTACAAAAGAAATTGGCGCTTGTGCGTCGGAGGAGGACCGGTTTAAAGCGTTTTACAGCGTGTacgataaaatacaaagtaaggatcattttaatgaaatgaaagaaatggtGTTAAAATGGCCAAAATTTAGCAATCCAGAGTACACGACTGTCGACAAACATCCCATTTACAAAATGATGAAACTAGTTAACGTATATAAAATCGAGATGGATGCAAGTAAACAGAAGCAGATTTTTCAAGAATACAAAGATTTAATGGCAGCTTTATCTTCGCTAGAC aCGCTTAAAGAGTTCTTGAATAAGGCAGAAATTCCTTTGGGTCATGCAATTTATATCAGATTAGACATGGATGATCCAGAACTTCATGAAGAAGCTGTGAATATCCtcaaagaaaaacataaa GAAATTACATTATCGGCGCCTATATTGGAGAcgttatttttgaaaaatttgacgaTTTCTTTTGATCCAAATCACGAAGTATATGGACGAATTATTGAACATGTACTTGTTAATCGATCGTTAACAAATATAAGAGAAAATGCGGAGTTCCTTATACGggatttaaagaaaaagaagcatATATCGCACGCTTTATGCATAGTTGGATTAATAGAGGATATACCGCCATCATTGCGCACATTCGACACCTGCTTCGAACTgcttatgaaaatataa